The genomic DNA TCCTTTCAAAGCGTCAGCCGGAGTGCGCTCCGGCTGACCTCCGTGTTCTGCTTTAACGGTCCAGCAATTGCTCTTCGATTGCCGAGAGCTCATCCTGAAGCAGTCTTTTTCGCGCGTTCAGCACTTCTTTTGAATCCACCGCAGTATAACGGCGAAACCCGCGCCCACTGCCATAACCGCGGCCAAGACCGCAGCCATACCGAAAAAATCCGGTTGTACCGCTGGTACACTTACCAAGAGCGCGGCCGGTTTTAGGACCGAGCCCCAGCGGACCCGTACCATCCATTCCGGGCATAATCGACACCTCCTTTCAAGTAAACGACATATGCCATTTATAAAACTATTATACCCCATAAATGACATATGTCAATAACTTTATTGACATTTTTCTAAAAAAATTTATAATTAAAAAGAATGGAGGGATTTCTTTGAGCATATCCGCCTTTTTCCCGATATGGGATAAACTGAGCGCTGAGGAGAAAGAGACGCTCGAAAACGCCGCGCAGCCGCGTTTTGCAAAAAAGGGAACATTGGT from Oscillospiraceae bacterium includes the following:
- a CDS encoding DUF5320 domain-containing protein; this encodes MPGMDGTGPLGLGPKTGRALGKCTSGTTGFFRYGCGLGRGYGSGRGFRRYTAVDSKEVLNARKRLLQDELSAIEEQLLDR